The genomic stretch aattcttttcaattaaattttttcttttaagcaaggtgagagatatatggAACATTTTATAGCCTTAAAACAAAAATGCAAATGATCATGCAACAAGAATAAGAGAACAAACAGTAAAACATaacagaagatagaaaaataacaTAAGAAAAGGGGATTAAGAGAACGAATCCACCTTGATGATGATGGCTACTACTCCTCCTTGAGGATCCAATGTAATGCTTGAAGAATGTCACTCCTTTGTCTTTGTTGAGGCGGCTGCACAGGCTCATGTGCATGCTCTCTAGCTtactccatcctcttcttgttGGGGCAAATGCCTTTGCCTTCCTCTTCCTTGGGGTTTCACCAGTCTTTGGTACCATATTTAGGAGTAGTAGAAGTCAAAAAGCAAAGCTTTTGCAACACCAAATTTAAGAGTTTTGCTTGTCCTTGAGCAAATATGAACAATGGGGAAGAGTAGGGTAGAAgaaggtggggtaggtggagcTTCTATAGGACCTACTGGTCCTGAGAGGCTAGGAAATTCAGATTCTCTGCTTCTCtgcactggcgtttgaacgcccaGGGGCTGCTCCctggctggtgttcaacgccaacaATGCTGCCCATTTGGAGCGTTGGACGCCCAGCCAGagctccctggctggcgttcaactttTAATAACACTCCATCCAGAGTGTTCTATTTTCTTTGCTGAACAAATCTGTCTCTGTTCTAACTGTTGCATATGATTATGAACCTAAGAAATTAACTGAAAGAAagacaaaataaagaaaaacaaaaataaaataagaaaaataattaattaaggttgggttgcctcccaacaaacacttctttaatgtcattagcttgacaaaTAGCTCCTTTCAAGAAGGAAGATAGTCATAGAGGAATAAATTCTTACTCTTTACTGGGAGCTTCCTTCTTGCGTTCTCATGGATTAGCGTAATACGCTCAAAAGACAGGATTTTGTTCACTGTATGAGGCTGGGTTGGGCTTACAACAATAAGCTGGTGTCCCTTAGTACCATTTCCCTCTTCCATGGTGAATACAATGATTAGATAAGTGAACATTACCATTTTCCATGGTGAAAAGCCTTTAGTAGgggtgtttttatttttctaggcCCTAGGTATCTTCCTTTTGGGACCTTCCTCCTTTGTGGATAGTGTAcatcccacaccaaacttatgtTTGGTCTTAGGAGGAATTGAATTGGTTTCATCCCAGGGAGAAGGCTTGGATGCTGAAACCTTTAGGCAAGTGCCTCCCTTGTCAAGGGGTAATGGAGGGTCAAGAACCTTGAACACTATCCAGTCATTATGCAAGGTAATCCTTGTTTCCTCTTGGACTCCCAGCTTGTCCATTGCTATACTTGACCCAAGGTCACACAGAGTCTTCTCAagggtcatggtgcctatggtgcaaggaatcAGAAAGTGTCCAGGATCTGGAAGTTTCTGAGGTAGCTTCTGCTGAACCAAAGCATTGAGTTCTTTAGAAAGATAtggaggttcttcctccaaaGGCTTTGtaccaaacagtttggcattcaacttcataAGAGCTCCAAGGTACCGAGCAATTTACTCTTCCCGAGTGTCTTCATCCTCATCCGAGGAGTGTTCATCAGAACTCATGCACTGTAGAAGTGCATGCAAAGGAACGTCTATGGTCACTATATGAGCCTTAGCTTCCTTTAGTTCTTGGATAGGCATTGCTTGAGTGGGAATTGACCACTCAAAGAGTATGCTTTcactggcattcaatgccagctCTGTTAGctctttgggcgttgaacgcccttGCTATgcacccttactggcgttaaacgctagtcCCTCTATccttttgggcattgaacgcccagtaggggtatccttgctggcgtttaacaACTGCTTCCCCTGGATGTGTGGGTGTTGAACTCCCAGTAAGGGTTCCtcactggcgttcagtgccagaattCCTATCtgtttgggcgttgaacgcccagccagtgctccctggctggcgttcaatgctagCTTTGCTGCCaggatgggcgttgaacgcccagtgagggcttcctcattggcgttcagtgccaaacttgctgccattatgggcgttgaacgcccagtgagggcTTTCTCACTGGCATTTAATGCCTTCCCAGCCTCTCTAGATTTGGCCTCTGCCTCAATGGAAGGTATCCGATTTAAAATTAAGCCAAGATCATACAGGGCTTTGTCAAAAATGATCTTTTCAGTGGTCCATAGGATctgaaagctccctggatctggcatTTTTATTGGCAGCTCATGCTGAATTAGGACACTATACTTCTCAGTTAGTATCTCTATTTCATCTTCTCTTAAGTCCTTCTTTTCAAAAAGAGTGTCTTTTAGATAGGCCATATACGGGATCCTTTTTCCTAATACCTCTGTAAAAGAAATCTTGACTTGTAGCTCCTTAAGGGTTGCTGGGAAATGAGCTAACTGCTCATCTGCCAGTTCTTTCTGCACGCCATGGAAAGGTAGCTCTTGAGGCTCTCTCACCTCTGCAAGGGAGTGCTTAATGGCAGTCTCAGGATCCTTCTGATCCGTGATTGCCTTCAGTCCCTCAATAGCAAACTCCTGAGGTTCGGCCTCTTTGGTGAAGACTACTGTCTCACCTTCTTTCAAGGTCTCCTTCTCAGAGAGCATCGGGCTTTCTATGAGGGCCCTTTGGGGATGCACCACCTCAAACAACTTAGTAAGAGACATATTAACCTGCTCAGGTGTCCATCGGTCATTGGTGAGAATGTCTCATTGAGGGTAGTTTCCACTCATATCACTAGGAGCATTATAAACCTCAGTAGTGGGTGCAGTGATGCCAGGGCTTCTAGGCCAGTTTTACTGActttttctttactgttttagggtagttccatgcattttcttagtgaataaggcaagttttagatgaaaatacacttacaccttgattcaagcaactattgtgaattttacatgattttatAAGGATTTtgcaaggattgaatgacaaattgatgatgcataatcccATGACTTgtgctagagctttgatgcactttatttgcttgatttcaagacaaaggaagcatggaagaaccacgttagtagccacgttaatctagttaacgtgaccactaacgtggaatgggaatgagcttgcaacgttaatgagaaaagtgatcaccaataacgcctctgaagccatcataagcccacgtcaattgccacgttaactaggttaacgtggtagttaacgtggagataAAGAGAGATCCAATATTAGTGGTAAACATGAACACCACTAACACTCCAAAAGTTGGCAATtaaccacgttaagagtcacgttaacttggttaacgtgaactctaacttGGAAGGgaggaacaatgccaacgttagtgacactcacctttgtcactaacgttggatcaagcTAGCATtgtccacgttagtggtcacgttaataccactaacgtgaaagttaacgtggagctaagattgatgagccaacgttaatgacagtcacctttgtcactaacgttggagatggcattcactaccacgttaacctagttaatgtgaactctaacgtagagAGTAGGGGCGTTTgaagcgttagtgacaaaggtaagtgtcactaacacTCTCGAAGataggcatgcccacgttaagagtcacgttagttaaactaacgtgaactctaacatggGGAAAGAggggcacaaggcaacgttattggaaaaggtgattcccaataacgcttgcgaaggtTCATAAGGCAATGTTAGTGggcacgttagtgccactaacgttgaagttaacgtggactatatggggttggaacgttagtgaaaaaggtgattgccactaacgttctcaaACCCACAATTTCACTTAACATTAAcatcactaacgcccatgcctaactcacacttttctgcaagctgagcccactaaagattgtaactgcttcaagacttgaagaactcactagaagatcaagaggagtagtatatataggagtagttttgaactatagagaagcttggcactttggagaactaccctctgtatatttacttttttgcAATTTTACTAGTGAAGGATGTATTCTTTTCGGCCATTTTCCAttcctagagctatgaacaactaaccTCTTTCATTGgattagggagctctgttgtaatttgatggatcaattatagttttcattcttcttcttctttcttctcttttgatttactagaaagctttcgatcttaattcaattggttagttgtcttggaaaagaaactctccataattggatctcctctgagccttggaaaagggatgaggagatcatgctagaaatgctttctcatgttagaccaagggcggatatagtgacatgtaatcttcccaacactttgatttggaaatacatgtggtataatcagtgaccatacttcatctcttcccatgagcaattaaatcaagaaattggacaattgttcaagcttagagagatttgattcccaagg from Arachis stenosperma cultivar V10309 chromosome 9, arast.V10309.gnm1.PFL2, whole genome shotgun sequence encodes the following:
- the LOC130949747 gene encoding uncharacterized protein LOC130949747; translated protein: MSLTKLFEVVHPQRALIESPMLSEKETLKEGETVVFTKEAEPQEFAIEGLKAITDQKDPETAIKHSLAEVREPQELPFHGVQKELADEQLAHFPATLKELQVKISFTEVLGKRIPYMAYLKDTLFEKKDLREDEIEILTEKYSVLIQHELPIKMPDPGSFQILWTTEKIIFDKALYDLGLILNRIPSIEAEAKSREAGKCMSSDEHSSDEDEDTREE